The sequence below is a genomic window from Rhinolophus sinicus isolate RSC01 chromosome X, ASM3656204v1, whole genome shotgun sequence.
AATGTGTGTTAATGATGGTCAGAGCTGTGGAGGGGTCTGAGCGTGGGCAAAAACAGTCAGGTCAGGGGTCTACAAGGTTCACTTTGTGTTGATGGGATTTAGGGCACGGGGAAAGTTCACTGAATGCTAATGTGGGTCAGCTGTAGAGGGTCCCAAGTGAGTGTTAATGGGGAGTGAGTGCTGTGGAGAAGCTAACAGGCAGCTGGGCCTGAGAGGAGCCCAAGAATGTGGTGGTAGTAAGAGTTAACTCAGAAGGTTCTGGTGCTGTGTTGGGACTTTGTGTGCTGATGGGAGTTAGAGATAAAGGGAAATTGCAAGTGCTGATAGCAGTTAAAATACAGAGAGGCCTTCTTGAGGGTCCAGTGTGTACTGAAGGAAGAGGACACAGGGTCCGTGTGTGCTTATGGGGGCCCAGACAGGCTGTGGATACCGTGTTCCTGTGGGAGTTAGTAGAGTGCGATGACTGTGTCCTCACTGGTCAGTGTGGTGTGAGGTGGTGGGTGTCCTTCGGTatgaaaatattcaagttttactACATATTAATGTTCAAGTGTCTCTGTTCACAGGGGCCCACCCAGGGCCCTCCTGCTGGGAGTGTTGCATGATTCAAAGATTTTTTACCCCATCTTTCTAACATACCCCCCAAAACTGTCCAGCCCTTGGAGTTTCCAGTTAGAGGTCATGGACCCATGGCTCCTTCTGGCTCCCTCATCATCATCCATCCAGCCCTACTTACAGTCTTCCCCCACACACCCCGAAGTCCCCCATTCCCTCCCTCAACAGACAGACTGGGTATCATACTGTACGGACATAAGAGAGTCTTTGGGGGCTGGTTATGCTTTACCCTCCTCAGCCTCAAGTCCAGTGTTCAGCCTCCTATGTCAGGATTCtgttgttttcctgagttctctgAATGGACCTCATCCTCTTTACTGAGGTTTTTCAACTAGACTGGCCCCTCTACCCCTCCTGAGGGTGGTGAAGTCAGGCAGGCAGAAGCAGGGTGTGGGGACTGCTGGGTAAGCACCTGATTTCAAGGTAACAGATGACCCACTTCTCTCCTCGAATCCAGCCCCAGCCACATCCTCGACCTCCTATCTAGCTTCACTTCCCTTGGGCCCAGGGCCATCTTAGGCCCTGCTGTGAGTCCAGATGGTTCCTGGGCCAGGTCTTACCCCCTCCTTGCTGGCCCAGAGCCCAGGAGGAAGCAGAAGACGGCCGGCCTAAGCCTTTGGTGGCCCCATTCCCTCCAGCAGCCCCATCTAGGTAGGTCATCTTCCTGCCGATGCCAGCGTCCCTGGGCCACCTTGTCGAGTTGTTCATGAGTAGCAGGGACTCACCCTGGTAGAGGTTGGCCCTAGGCCCTCAGCCCCCTGATTCATTAATTTCTGCCATAAGCACTTTTTGAGCATCTACCCTGTGTCAGTCACTGTTCCAGGTCCTCAGGATATAGCCGTGACCTAGACAGACAGAAATCTACCCTGGCGGAGCTGATCTTCTAGTTATGGCGGtgaggagacagacagtaaagAATAAAGAATCCAATAAGTAGATGGTGTCATTTCTGAGGAAGTGATGAGTTCTGGGGGATAATTGGCAAGGTAAGGGAGCTCAGGATGGTTGAGATTTTAAATAAGGTTGTTTGTGGAGGGTTATCTATGGAAAAAAGGTAATATTTGAGTAATAGCCTGAAGCGGGTAAGGGAGTGAGCTGTTTTTGAAACCTGAGGGAAGGGTGTTCCAGGTActgggaacagccagtgcaaaggccctgaggtgggactGCTGGGTGTGATTGCAGACCAGCAACTAATACCACAATGATTAAGGGGGGGGTGAGGCCAGAGAGGTAATAGGGGTGAATGGAGTAAGAACTTGTGGGCCACATTGAGGACTGGGAAGTTTATTTGGGGTGGTAAGGGAGATGTGGTGCATTCTCAAGTAAAAGAGAAATGTGACTTGCCTTGTAAAAAATCTGGGTAGGCCCTGTAGGTCTCAGCCTGACTGAACCTTTCCAGGAGTCCTCAGGACAGCTGGTATGCATTGAGACCCACCCCACCCAGTCTGGGCAGGACCCCCCCCCTCCCGCACCCCTCAGCTGGGTAGACCAGTGGAATAGTCCACTAGTCACCGTGACAGTGGTTGCTAGGGGAGGTGGGAGGTCCTAGTGGCCACAGAGAGCAGTCTGCCTTGGCAGTTGGGGACAATGTGGGGCTGGTGCCAGCGGAACATGCCATTCTATGGGCATGCCCAGGGCCATGTCAGTGGTCCCGAGGTCCTGGGCGAGCCCCCCGCTCCACCCATGGCCAGGTCTATCACTGCCGCTGCACCTGAGAATACCTGCTGTGGAGCCCTCTGTTCCCACAGTGAGACTGCCCCCATAGAGACCAACATTCCATCGGTTGGTCCCTTACCTTCAGCCAGCCACCCAAGCCTCAGTACCCAGGTGGGCTCCTTAAGATCAGGGGCCCCGGAGCTGGCCATTGGTGGGCAGGCACTGACAAGAGGCCCCATCCATGCCAGGAATCCTGAGTGGTTCCAGGGCTCCACAGTGGTTGGGTGGACACCGACACAAGTTCGGTTCAGTGTGTTTCACTAGATTGTCATGGGTTTTAGGGGGCCTATGGTAGTCAGGCAGATGCTAACATGGGACCTATTCCCATCCGTACCCCCTGCTCAGGTCGCCATGGATCGGATGAAGAAGATCAAACGGCAGCTGTCAATGACACTCCGAGGGGGCCGAGGTGTAGACAAGACCAATGGTGCCCCTGAACAGATAGGCCTGGATGAgagtggtggcggcggcggcagtgACCTTGGAGAGGCCCCCACCCGTGCCGCCCCTGGGGAACCTCGCTCTGGACGGGGACCACTCACCTCTGCACCAGGTAGGTCTACTGACCATTCTCACCCCTAGACTGGTCCCCAGGTGCTGCCTCCATGTGGAGTTCCTCTTAGACttgtgttcttttcattttcctttatccattttctctctcttccctgccaTCCTCTCAGTACCCTCTCTATCCATCTGTGCCCCTTTCGTTGGCTTTGTGCCCAGGCCTCAGGGTAAGGAAGGGTACCCGGCCTGCCAAAGCTGCCCCAAGCCTCCCTTTGCCCTTCTCCTGCACTCTGTAGTGGCCTCCTCAGGCCtcctgctgcctgcctgccctgggcCTGCCTTCCAAGGGCCTTTGGCTACCTCTACCTCTGCCTGCCCCCTGGCCTCGGGCCAGCCGGCATCTCAGCTCACCCCTGGTACCGGGTGCTTCACTAGGTGACTGTTCCCCCCTACCCCATTCAACCTATCCTGACCTGTCTGAACCTCCCTGGGCCTTGCCACCCTCTCCCCGAGGGCCTCCAGGTTGCTCTGAGGGCCGTATGCACACCTCTATGATGAGGGAATGTATTCCATGGGGGAAGGGGTGTCCTGGGGCTCCTGACTCCACCTGGCCTGCCCTCCCCCTGTCCGCACCACCAGAGATTGTACACGAGGACTTGAAGATGGGGTCTGACGGGGAAAGTGACCAAGCTTCAGCCACGTCCTCGGATGAGGTGCAGTCGCCAGTGAGGGTGCGCATGCGCAACCATCCCCCGCGCAAGATCTCCACTGAGGTGCTGAACCCCCTGTCCGGGGCTGATGGGGCTGACAAATAGGGTTGGACCTGGGGAGGTGGAGCTCATGgtcctctttctcctctgtcttACCTGCTAGGACATCAACAAGCGCCTATCACTACCAGCTGATATCCGGCTGCCCGAGGGCTACCTTGAGAAGCTGACCCTCAATAGCCCCATCTTCGACAAGCCCCTCAGCCGTCGCCTCCGCCGTGTCAGCCTGGTGAgtatcttctttcctttcctctgttccccttcctcctcctctcttcctaaGTCCCCTCCCCTGAGCCTGCTTCAACCTGCCTCTCTTATCCCACAGTCGGAGATTGGCTTTGGGAAACTGGAGACCTACATCAAGCTGGACAAGCTGGGCGAGGTGAGGGACAGCCAGGAGGCCCATGATGGAGATGGCTTCACTGGGAACTCGCTGCAGCCTCGAgctccttttctgtctctcctcctcactccccagGGTACCTATGCCACCGTCTACAAAGGCAAAAGCAAGCTCACAGACAACCTTGTGGCACTCAAGGAGATCAGACTGGAACACGAAGAGGGAGCACCCTGCACCGCCATCCGGGAAGGTACAGACATCCGGGAAGATGCGCTTCAGGCTTCCTGGGCTCTCCTGctgcatgcgcacacacacacacccacacaaccATAGTGAAATCAGACCCTAGGGGTTCTGGGACTTCCTCCTGACACTTGGGGCTTCCTGAGAAAGTACCCATTACCTGTATATCTCAGTAATAATCAACGTAACCAGGAATCTGTTCCTGTTTGGGCAAAAGAGGCAGATGAGTTGGAAAGCAAGATGCTTGATTTGGTTCTGAGAGCTTCCCTGAAAGTGCTCGACAGTTTACTTGGTACAACAGTTCGAGTCAGAACATCACATGCATTGAATTCTAATTACGTAGAAACTGAGTATGCAAACTCAGTTTCACGTGAAGCTGCAGGCCTGTGTACTGAGGATTGGAGCAAGGCCCCTTTCCAGAAACCAAAAACAGGTTGTGAAAATATAGTGTCACATAAACCTGGGGCTGCAATCCCAGGGTCTTTCGTACTCTTAATTTCCACATCTGGAACGTGAGAACACAGCTGCCTGGCATTGGGTGGGTTAGAGCCAGTGACTGTGAGCCACCACCCCAAACTACACAGGGAAAGGAGGAAACCCTGGGCCTGTCACTGTCTAGTCCTCGTCTCTGTCCTGAGGGTGGGTCCCTGACTCTTCCCTCATCGCACCCCCATGCTTCCTGCAGTGTCCCTGCTCAAGGACCTCAAACATGCCAACATCGTCACGCTGCATGACATTATCCACACGGAGAAGTCCCTCACCCTTGTCTTTGAGTACCTGGTAAGGTTGGGTGCCAGTGGGTCccagggggaggtggggagatggcCGGGAGCCAAAGAATGTGACCCTCTTTCCTCTACCTGCTCTTCCCTCCTCAGGACAAGGACCTGAAACAGTACCTGGATGACTGTGGGAACATTATCAATATGCACAACGTGAAAGTAGGTGTGGGGCAGGAAGCAGGGGCACAGAGGGGCCCTACTCACACACTCCACCCACAAATCTCCCAGAAATGACTTTTCCCATTTGGCTTTTCTGCTGGGAACC
It includes:
- the CDK16 gene encoding cyclin-dependent kinase 16 isoform X3 — encoded protein: MDRMKKIKRQLSMTLRGGRGVDKTNGAPEQIGLDESGGGGGSDLGEAPTRAAPGEPRSGRGPLTSAPEIVHEDLKMGSDGESDQASATSSDEVQSPVRVRMRNHPPRKISTEDINKRLSLPADIRLPEGYLEKLTLNSPIFDKPLSRRLRRVSLSEIGFGKLETYIKLDKLGEGTYATVYKGKSKLTDNLVALKEIRLEHEEGAPCTAIREVSLLKDLKHANIVTLHDIIHTEKSLTLVFEYLDKDLKQYLDDCGNIINMHNVKLFLFQLLRGLAYCHRQKVLHRDLKPQNLLINERGELKLADFGLARAKSIPTKTYSNEVVTLWYRPPDILLGSTDYSTQIDMWGVGCIFYEMATGRPLFPGSTVEEQLHFIFRILGTPTEETWPGILSNEEFKTYNYPKYRPEALLSHAPRSSCPCGRLDSDGADLLTKLLQFEGRNRISAEDAMKHPFFLSLGERIHKLPDTTSIFALKEIQLQKEASLRSSSMPDSGRPAFRVVDTEF
- the CDK16 gene encoding cyclin-dependent kinase 16 isoform X4 — its product is MDRMKKIKRQLSMTLRGGRGVDKTNGAPEQIGLDESGGGGGSDLGEAPTRAAPGEPRSGRGPLTSAPEIVHEDLKMGSDGESDQASATSSDEVQSPVRVRMRNHPPRKISTEDINKRLSLPADIRLPEGYLEKLTLNSPIFDKPLSRRLRRVSLSEIGFGKLETYIKLDKLGEGTYATVYKGKSKLTDNLVALKEIRLEHEEGAPCTAIREVSLLKDLKHANIVTLHDIIHTEKSLTLVFEYLDKDLKQYLDDCGNIINMHNVKLFLFQLLRGLAYCHRQKVLHRDLKPQNLLINERGELKLADFGLARAKSIPTKTYSNEVVTLWYRPPDILLGSTDYSTQIDMWGVGCIFYEMATGRPLFPGSTVEEQLHFIFRILGTPTEETWPGILSNEEFKTYNYPKYRPEALLSHAPRLDSDGADLLTKLLQFEGRNRISAEDAMKHPFFLSLGERIHKLPDTTSIFALKEIQLQKEASLRSSSMPDSVVAGGQHGRASLPH
- the CDK16 gene encoding cyclin-dependent kinase 16 isoform X1 encodes the protein MDRMKKIKRQLSMTLRGGRGVDKTNGAPEQIGLDESGGGGGSDLGEAPTRAAPGEPRSGRGPLTSAPEIVHEDLKMGSDGESDQASATSSDEVQSPVRVRMRNHPPRKISTEDINKRLSLPADIRLPEGYLEKLTLNSPIFDKPLSRRLRRVSLSEIGFGKLETYIKLDKLGEGTYATVYKGKSKLTDNLVALKEIRLEHEEGAPCTAIREVSLLKDLKHANIVTLHDIIHTEKSLTLVFEYLDKDLKQYLDDCGNIINMHNVKLFLFQLLRGLAYCHRQKVLHRDLKPQNLLINERGELKLADFGLARAKSIPTKTYSNEVVTLWYRPPDILLGSTDYSTQIDMWGVGCIFYEMATGRPLFPGSTVEEQLHFIFRILGTPTEETWPGILSNEEFKTYNYPKYRPEALLSHAPRSSCPCGRLDSDGADLLTKLLQFEGRNRISAEDAMKHPFFLSLGERIHKLPDTTSIFALKEIQLQKEASLRSSSMPDSVVAGGQHGRASLPH
- the CDK16 gene encoding cyclin-dependent kinase 16 isoform X5, producing the protein MDRMKKIKRQLSMTLRGGRGVDKTNGAPEQIGLDESGGGGGSDLGEAPTRAAPGEPRSGRGPLTSAPEIVHEDLKMGSDGESDQASATSSDEVQSPVRVRMRNHPPRKISTEDINKRLSLPADIRLPEGYLEKLTLNSPIFDKPLSRRLRRVSLSEIGFGKLETYIKLDKLGEGTYATVYKGKSKLTDNLVALKEIRLEHEEGAPCTAIREVSLLKDLKHANIVTLHDIIHTEKSLTLVFEYLDKDLKQYLDDCGNIINMHNVKLFLFQLLRGLAYCHRQKVLHRDLKPQNLLINERGELKLADFGLARAKSIPTKTYSNEVVTLWYRPPDILLGSTDYSTQIDMWGVGCIFYEMATGRPLFPGSTVEEQLHFIFRILGTPTEETWPGILSNEEFKTYNYPKYRPEALLSHAPRLDSDGADLLTKLLQFEGRNRISAEDAMKHPFFLSLGERIHKLPDTTSIFALKEIQLQKEASLRSSSMPDSVAGGQHGRASLPH
- the CDK16 gene encoding cyclin-dependent kinase 16 isoform X6, producing MDRMKKIKRQLSMTLRGGRGVDKTNGAPEQIGLDESGGGGGSDLGEAPTRAAPGEPRSGRGPLTSAPEIVHEDLKMGSDGESDQASATSSDEVQSPVRVRMRNHPPRKISTEDINKRLSLPADIRLPEGYLEKLTLNSPIFDKPLSRRLRRVSLSEIGFGKLETYIKLDKLGEGTYATVYKGKSKLTDNLVALKEIRLEHEEGAPCTAIREVSLLKDLKHANIVTLHDIIHTEKSLTLVFEYLDKDLKQYLDDCGNIINMHNVKLFLFQLLRGLAYCHRQKVLHRDLKPQNLLINERGELKLADFGLARAKSIPTKTYSNEVVTLWYRPPDILLGSTDYSTQIDMWGVGCIFYEMATGRPLFPGSTVEEQLHFIFRILGTPTEETWPGILSNEEFKTYNYPKYRPEALLSHAPRLDSDGADLLTKLLQFEGRNRISAEDAMKHPFFLSLGERIHKLPDTTSIFALKEIQLQKEASLRSSSMPDSGRPAFRVVDTEF
- the CDK16 gene encoding cyclin-dependent kinase 16 isoform X2; this translates as MDRMKKIKRQLSMTLRGGRGVDKTNGAPEQIGLDESGGGGGSDLGEAPTRAAPGEPRSGRGPLTSAPEIVHEDLKMGSDGESDQASATSSDEVQSPVRVRMRNHPPRKISTEDINKRLSLPADIRLPEGYLEKLTLNSPIFDKPLSRRLRRVSLSEIGFGKLETYIKLDKLGEGTYATVYKGKSKLTDNLVALKEIRLEHEEGAPCTAIREVSLLKDLKHANIVTLHDIIHTEKSLTLVFEYLDKDLKQYLDDCGNIINMHNVKLFLFQLLRGLAYCHRQKVLHRDLKPQNLLINERGELKLADFGLARAKSIPTKTYSNEVVTLWYRPPDILLGSTDYSTQIDMWGVGCIFYEMATGRPLFPGSTVEEQLHFIFRILGTPTEETWPGILSNEEFKTYNYPKYRPEALLSHAPRSSCPCGRLDSDGADLLTKLLQFEGRNRISAEDAMKHPFFLSLGERIHKLPDTTSIFALKEIQLQKEASLRSSSMPDSVAGGQHGRASLPH